From the genome of Malus domestica chromosome 04, GDT2T_hap1, one region includes:
- the LOC103427604 gene encoding pectin acetylesterase 5-like isoform X1, with protein sequence MAGPLVNPRLRSLLWWRRWAKKDWAIAAVGCTVIAFALTLLSNSWRDEPDSEISRPFLPNAAAFDFVDLTLLRNAKDRGALCLDGTAPGYHFRKGFGSGANNWLLHIEGGGWCNSIESCSWRKGTLLGSSNYMDRRVPFSGILSSHPSQNPEFFNWNKVKIRYCDGASFAGHPENEPKNGSGPFFRGQLIWEAVMDELLSIGLSKGKQALLSGCSAGGLATLIHCDDFRHLLPKDATVKCLADAGFFLDEEDVLQHRTMRSFYNDVAILQGLSKSLHKDCLLRMEPAKCLFPEEVIKHINTPVFLVNPAYDFWQVQHILIPEAADPHGYWRKCKLNIHNCNPSQLKTLHGFRDSMLKALTEFQKNTEGGMFINSCYIHCQTWITETWHSPTSPRINNKTIAESVGDWYFGRNAVKQIDCPFPCNPTCYHMNFTAFSRG encoded by the exons ATGGCGGGGCCATTGGTGAATCCCAGGCTTCGCAGCCTTCTATGGTGGCGAAGGTGGGCCAAAAAGGACTGGGCAATCGCCGCCGTCGGATGTACCGTTATCGCCTTCGCTCTCACTCTCCTCTCCAACTCTTGGCGCGACGAACCAGACTCCGAAATCTCCCGCCCGTTTCTTCCCAACGCCGCCGCCTTCGATTTCGTCGACTTGACCTTGCTGCGCAACGCCAAAGATAGAGGCGCCC TTTGTTTGGACGGGACTGCCCCTGGCTACCATTTCAGGAAGGGATTCGGATCCGGCGCCAACAATTGGCTGCTTCACATTGAG GGTGGAGGTTGGTGCAATTCGATTGAATCGTGTTCTTGGCGCAAAGGTACTCTACTAGGGTCTTCTAATTACATGGATCGTCGAGTTCCCTTTTCTGGGATTTTGAGCTCTCATCCATCACAAAATCCTG AATTCTTTAACTGGAACAAAGTCAAAATCAGATACTGTGATGGCGCGTCCTTTGCTGGCCACCCGGAAAATGAGCCTAAG AATGGATCAGGACCTTTTTTTAGGGGCCAGCTCATCTGGGAAGCAGTTATGGATGAACTCTTGTCAATTGGCTTGTCAAAAGGGAAACAG GCCCTTCTTTCAGGATGCTCTGCCGGTGGGTTAGCGACTCTTATACATTGTGATGACTTTCGACATCTTCTGCCTAAGGATGCAACTGTCAAATGTCTTGCTGATGCAGGTTTTTTCCTTGATGA GGAAGATGTTCTCCAGCATCGGACGATGAGGTCTTTCTATAATGATGTTGCCATCCTTCAG GGTTTATCAAAAAGTTTGCACAAGGATTGCCTTTTGAGGATGGAACCAGCTAAG TGTCTCTTTCCTGAAGAAGTTATTAAACACATCAATACCCCAGTGTTTCTTGTCAACCCAGCTTATGATTTTTGGCAG GTACAACATATCTTGATACCTGAAGCAGCAGATCCACATGGCTATTGGAGAAAGTGTAAACTGAACATTCACAATTGCAATCCCAGCCAGCTTAAAACACTACATG GTTTCCGTGATTCTATGCTGAAAGCACTGACTGAATTCCAAAAAAATACGGAAGGAGGAATGTTTATAAATTCATGTTATATTCATTGCCAGACGTGGATAACCGAGACATGGCATTCACCCACTTCTCCACGAATAAACAATAAG ACAATTGCAGAGTCTGTGGGTGACTGGTACTTCGGTAGAAATGCAGTAAAGCAAATTGACTGTCCATTCCCATGCAATCCCACCTGCTATCATATGAATTTCACTGCTTTCTCACGAGGTTGA
- the LOC103427604 gene encoding pectin acetylesterase 5-like isoform X2 — translation MAGPLVNPRLRSLLWWRRWAKKDWAIAAVGCTVIAFALTLLSNSWRDEPDSEISRPFLPNAAAFDFVDLTLLRNAKDRGALCLDGTAPGYHFRKGFGSGANNWLLHIEGGGWCNSIESCSWRKGTLLGSSNYMDRRVPFSGILSSHPSQNPEFFNWNKVKIRYCDGASFAGHPENEPKNGSGPFFRGQLIWEAVMDELLSIGLSKGKQALLSGCSAGGLATLIHCDDFRHLLPKDATVKCLADAGFFLDEEDVLQHRTMRSFYNDVAILQGLSKSLHKDCLLRMEPAKCLFPEEVIKHINTPVFLVNPAYDFWQVQHILIPEAADPHGYWRKCKLNIHNCNPSQLKTLHGFRDSMLKALTEFQKNTEGGMFINSCYIHCQTWITETWHSPTSPRINNKKSSPIVYAPIPVDIEKEGVYQSRKENRDKV, via the exons ATGGCGGGGCCATTGGTGAATCCCAGGCTTCGCAGCCTTCTATGGTGGCGAAGGTGGGCCAAAAAGGACTGGGCAATCGCCGCCGTCGGATGTACCGTTATCGCCTTCGCTCTCACTCTCCTCTCCAACTCTTGGCGCGACGAACCAGACTCCGAAATCTCCCGCCCGTTTCTTCCCAACGCCGCCGCCTTCGATTTCGTCGACTTGACCTTGCTGCGCAACGCCAAAGATAGAGGCGCCC TTTGTTTGGACGGGACTGCCCCTGGCTACCATTTCAGGAAGGGATTCGGATCCGGCGCCAACAATTGGCTGCTTCACATTGAG GGTGGAGGTTGGTGCAATTCGATTGAATCGTGTTCTTGGCGCAAAGGTACTCTACTAGGGTCTTCTAATTACATGGATCGTCGAGTTCCCTTTTCTGGGATTTTGAGCTCTCATCCATCACAAAATCCTG AATTCTTTAACTGGAACAAAGTCAAAATCAGATACTGTGATGGCGCGTCCTTTGCTGGCCACCCGGAAAATGAGCCTAAG AATGGATCAGGACCTTTTTTTAGGGGCCAGCTCATCTGGGAAGCAGTTATGGATGAACTCTTGTCAATTGGCTTGTCAAAAGGGAAACAG GCCCTTCTTTCAGGATGCTCTGCCGGTGGGTTAGCGACTCTTATACATTGTGATGACTTTCGACATCTTCTGCCTAAGGATGCAACTGTCAAATGTCTTGCTGATGCAGGTTTTTTCCTTGATGA GGAAGATGTTCTCCAGCATCGGACGATGAGGTCTTTCTATAATGATGTTGCCATCCTTCAG GGTTTATCAAAAAGTTTGCACAAGGATTGCCTTTTGAGGATGGAACCAGCTAAG TGTCTCTTTCCTGAAGAAGTTATTAAACACATCAATACCCCAGTGTTTCTTGTCAACCCAGCTTATGATTTTTGGCAG GTACAACATATCTTGATACCTGAAGCAGCAGATCCACATGGCTATTGGAGAAAGTGTAAACTGAACATTCACAATTGCAATCCCAGCCAGCTTAAAACACTACATG GTTTCCGTGATTCTATGCTGAAAGCACTGACTGAATTCCAAAAAAATACGGAAGGAGGAATGTTTATAAATTCATGTTATATTCATTGCCAGACGTGGATAACCGAGACATGGCATTCACCCACTTCTCCACGAATAAACAATAAG AAATCTTCCCCTATTGTTTATGCTCCTATCCCTGTAGACATTGAGAAGGAAGGTGTCTATCAATCACGAAAAGAAAATAGAGACAAGGTGTGA